AAGGAACAATTTTGCTGAGACTCGTTTTATTTGTGTTGGTGTTCtgtattgttgttgttgacaTTGTGATGTGTATTGGCTGTTTGATTTTTACCTGTACACCACTTTgttgcagctgctgttgtttttgaagtgctttataaataaagtagtagtagtagtagtagtagtagtaaagcAAATGGCCTAAAAATTGTACCTGTAATCATTAAGGTTATAATTATAATGTCCTAATTTACATTGATATAGAACTCCTGAATATCTTTCTAAACCTTGTGTTAAATTCTCTCTTCCAAATCTGACTCCCATAGTAACATCCTCAAATAAAGCAAGTCTATACATAATATGTGACTGTAAATTTTAGAGATAGAAGAttgaggagccacagtgtcatCAAAAGGTAAAACCTCAAGCACACTTGGACTTGTGGGAAACAGCGGCATACAGGGCTACAGGTATGTAAgttttatctaaaaaaataatgcatgttgttcatttgttgtttaacaactaaaaatgtttttttttttgctcaatcACAAGAGCCAAATATGCTGACCAACAAAAGCCTCACTAAAACTCAACATGTTATACGTTGTCTTTTGCCACTGAGTTTTAATCGACAGCATAGATGATTTGTGAGGACAGGTCTGATAGTCTGATCTCTTAGTCCATAGATGAGAGAAGTCAGACATCTGGGTAAGAtaataaaaatcacataaaaaacattCTGAATGCGAACAAGTACTATCCTTGGAACAATCATTGAAAGAGATATCAACAGTGGGTAGTAAATAGTTGAGGAGAGGCTGAGGCACAGCTGTATCAGATTCAGCACCAGTGTGTTACGAGCTTTATGGGCTAAAGCTTTGTCAGTGGAGGCCGACCTGGCTGCTAATATCACACCAATATAAGAGAACATGACTGCCACTccagcagacacaaacacaaaactagtGAAAGCTTTGTCAAAATGATCAGACTTTGACGTAAGCAGTATAGCTATATCAGAACAAAGGCCTTTCACCTTTAAACTATCCAACTTTTCAAATAGTTCTAAAAACAACAGAGTTCGAATAATAATGTTTAGAAAACTGATTGTCCAAATCACAGTGACAGCTGCCCCTGTGTttctgatggtgatgatggcagCATGCCTCAGTGGGTAACACACAGCAACATATCTCTCCAGAGGCATCACCACCAGTGTGAGAGGAGAAACCACAGTTGTGAGATTAGTGAAGATGATGATAAAAGCACATAACGGATATGACACTCTTATTTGAAGAACTAAAAGAAGTAAATGAACCTGACTCTGTCCCAGCTGTACAGTGTCTGCAAAAAGGAGGTTATAAAGAAGAACATAACGGCAGGTCTCACGAAACACCGGTTTACTCCTCAGAGTGAACAACATGATCCCATTAATGACGAGAAACACACAGGATGGAAGTGTAGTTAGAACTGAAATCATCACTCGGTCTGGAAACCCCAGATATTGGACAGTGATGTTAGTGAGAGACGGAGATATACTTGACATTGAAGAGAAAATTGAAGGCAAATATTACACTGTTGAAGAGACTGAAATACAAAAGCACAATGCCAGTTGTGTAAAATAAGAACTAAACAGCAAGGAAATACAGTTAACCTGTACAGAGCTTATAATTAGTCCTTGTTACCATGTGGGCAGAGCTGTTCTGCAGCGTTTTCTTGAACTTGCATACAATTTATGATGTTTGTTCTGGCAACCTCTTGATGACACACATCACATGTCAGCATGTTTACCAGATCACTAACCAGTGATGtaatctttctttttcacatgtttGTGTGAGGTAATAATGCATGTGTTGTGCTGTTGTCCATTGTTGTGAGTCTGGTTCTAAACTGCATGACAACCATTTTTACAAACCCGACTCAAAAAAGTTGGAtgctgtgtaaatgtaaatgaaaacagaatgcaatgatttgcaaatctcataa
The window above is part of the Archocentrus centrarchus isolate MPI-CPG fArcCen1 chromosome 14, fArcCen1, whole genome shotgun sequence genome. Proteins encoded here:
- the LOC115791903 gene encoding odorant receptor 131-2-like; the encoded protein is MSSISPSLTNITVQYLGFPDRVMISVLTTLPSCVFLVINGIMLFTLRSKPVFRETCRYVLLYNLLFADTVQLGQSQVHLLLLVLQIRVSYPLCAFIIIFTNLTTVVSPLTLVVMPLERYVAVCYPLRHAAIITIRNTGAAVTVIWTISFLNIIIRTLLFLELFEKLDSLKVKGLCSDIAILLTSKSDHFDKAFTSFVFVSAGVAVMFSYIGVILAARSASTDKALAHKARNTLVLNLIQLCLSLSSTIYYPLLISLSMIVPRIVLVRIQNVFYVIFIILPRCLTSLIYGLRDQTIRPVLTNHLCCRLKLSGKRQRITC